The region AAGTCTGTCGAGGTTATGTGGATGTTTCGACCAGACTTCTTCAGGTGTCTTCATCCCCAAAGTTGTCGAGGGACACCTATTAATCAGGTAAGCTGATGTCATGACTGCCTCAACCCAAAACACCTTCTTCAATCCTGCACTAACTAACATGCACCTCACTCGTTCCAAAATGGTTCGATTAAACCTTTAagccaaaccattttgttggggagtacTTGCAGTAGTTTTGTACCTTGCAATACTAGACGCAACATAATAATTGTCGAAAGTCTCATTGAAAAATTCAAGACCGTTATCAGTCAtcaacctcttgacctttcttccaacttttgaaatttccaaaagtttcatccttagtcttctAGATGAATACCAATAACATTTTAGAGTAATCATAAATGATGAATAGAAAATAATTTGCACCTGAGTGTGAAGGATTCCTTGCAGGTCCCTACAGATCAGAATGaatgtaatcaagggatccatgtggTCTTTGTTTACCTTTGTTAAACTTCATTCCATAGGATTTACCAAATACACAAGGTTCACAAAACTCCAGTTTTTCGACCTTGTCACCACCCAACAGATTTTGTTTTGACAATTCGACCAGGCCTTTTTCACTAACATGGCCAAGTCTCTTGTGCCATAACTCAGTCTTCGACACAATATTTGTGGATGCCACATCTGCCGAACCACTTACAACCTCAGTCACAAGGGTATACAATCCTTGTTTCTTCACGCCTCTCAAAacttccttcgaccccttcatTACCCTTAGGATACTTTGCTCTCCTTtgaaaacatatcctttcttgtcgGTTCACCAAGAGAAATCAGAATCCTCTTAAGATCAGGTACATACCTAACATCAGTCATTAACCTTATTGACTCTTCATGGAGATTGAATATGATAGATCCAATTCATGTAATCTTGCAGGCCTTATTGTTTCCCAACAATATtgatccaccatcttgatcacattATTCCTCAAACACGCCCTTGTTTAGAGTCATGTGCCAAGTACACCttgaatccataatccactccTTGCTAGAGTCGTTACTTGAAACCACCAGCACATCAGATGATTCATAACCATCTTGCACAATGGATTCATTACCATTATTCTTTCTATCATGATTGTTCAAATGATCAGGGTATGCTTTTCTTGTATGAcctgataacatgaaattatatcatattttaggacttaattcaattaaattatattattatttatttcaatttactgcattttattagatattacgcggtatttcctttctatttgCCTCAGGTGtcttatttgaagcacaagtaaaaaaggaagaaaaggaggtgcaaaaaggaatgaaaagaaacaaatagcaaaagccaagcccagcccaaagaagaCACAGGCGTCGTGCCTGTGACGACCGCCACGGATgctgtgacgaacgtcacgctGCATACACTtatgtgacgagcgtcacacatggtgtgacggacgtcacaccatccccctacatttctgccttcagagacgttgagaGTCCACGTTTACACGCTGAATCCTATTTCCACGGCGATGCATCCGTTACGTGAAGACTCCTTGACGCGGACTGCTTTGAAAACCGTTACGGAAAGCATCAAAATAAATAGCAACTTTGCAAACCCTGCAGAGGTTCCACGCTTCCACGTTTGCACGCTTTTTCCAGATTTCGGCAGTTTccaattttcttttcttcagCAGTTTAAGCATACCTTTTACATACCGCTTTTgcaatttttattgttttctcTTGCAACTCTATTTTCCTCTCTAGCACTTAATTAACTTTCACATAATAGTTTCcacaccggaaactattgtgtacctttttaccggatctaaccttacgttagaatctagtttttttattccttcgttttaatttgttgttcgattgaagaattcaagagcaaatcctaccggcttgtggtggagtgttcaagactactgtttaaattattcaggttctttaattattgtttaatgctttattttattatttatttatattatttgcttgagatgagtctgtttatgcatgataattatttaagttcgtttagcatgtctggctaattcgcctagatatcggtatgtaaagtaagcggaataagggatcaaaactaagtcggtttaattaaatttaaaattaaaatcactctttttacggtctcagtttacaggtttaataacaaagtttttatacgagagtaaaggacataaagaggttaaaatcaatagagcgaaagtttgaggttttaactggacagtgtaaattggacattaattctagatcagggcgagagcaatttttagagttaattaaattctaatcttttccaaaaagtatttttaaagattgaatgtgaggacgagagttaagcattcgaatttaattatataacctaaatcaacagagcgagagtttgagataagggtgtttaaacggttagtgttttcttaaaaagagtttctacggactttattgctttcaaaaaatggtttttgacttaattataagtgacagctacgttaacataaaatcatggtttattcaacagagcgagagtttgagatagaacttTTAATCAATATAGTCAACtgaaatgatttattttaaaaccgagaaaccaacaaagaattgattccctaattacgacgaactacataccgatatccgtttatttgatatttaatttagattctatttttagttttagcttttccccaaacaatcaaacattatctgccttagctttacgaagtaaccttagataacggtatatcgattcataagtccctgtgggatcgatatcttttaaaactacgcgatagaactgtgcacttgcagtttgtaccccaattcgactcataaagtcgagcgatcatGACCCTTCTTCTTATAGTGATAACACTTAATAGTATGAGCATTACCACGATAAGAATTTTGTATAACTTTACCCTTCTTCTTCTCAAACATACCGTCTTTCTTTAAGAATTTCCCCTTAACGGACAAACCTTTACCAACCGTCGATGGCTTGTGTTCCTTTCGTTGATTCAAATCCTTAGAGTGCTAGGCAAATTGAACATCTTCGAAGGTCAACGAATATTTTCCATAttgtcacaccccgattttgaccctgatTCACTGATTCAACACATACATCTCTAtatagcataacatgcattccataccgcatagtgcctagaatatcagtcgaaataatttttcTGATCTACAGGCGAACCGGTTGAATTAATTGACAGGTGTGTGTCAAATCAACGGACGGaaaaattttaaaaatcaaacttgcagacatcagttttattaatctatgtttcgcgtagtttaatttggtatgctcgatttatttttcggcTATTTTTTTGGTCACATTTTGATCCGCCTAAGCGTTCTAACCGAGCGTTTTCCACTTTAAAATTTGACAAAAACCTGTATGcttccgagtcatttatttcgcgctgatcaTTGTGGTGCAACCAgtttattttttcgagcatttttgcatccaatttttattcattttttatcaGTTTATTCCCATTTATTAGTGAAAATAATTGGGACAGTTTATTAGAATTAATCGAGCTGTTAACTTGAATTTTTgcttattttatttattttttatttaatgaTTGAAGCATactttttttaaaatttgaaaataaaataataagaattAGAAACAAGAAATAAGGAGGGGGAGAAGGACGTGTGACAACTAGCAAAATGGTCCGCCACTCACCGAGAGGACGCCTGATGTCCATTTGTTGGAGATTCTTTCTCCAATTCAAAATCGAAGCTGAAATCCTGGAATCCTAAAAAAATGTCATCGCCGATGAAAACCATCCAACCTCCCTCAACTACCGTAAAACCACCCAACCTTCATCTGTTATCTCTTTTCTTTCTGAAAATTCACAACTCTGACAACTCCCTCGACTCGCTTCCGTCGCACCATACTTTCATTCCGTTGGCTTTTCGTGATCATGAACCTGTTTTCATTGTTAGAGTTCTTTAAGTGATGTTAGACTGAGGTGCAGAGTATACTGTCTGATCAAATTCAACAAAAAATATTTGAAgttacaacaacaacaattttAGTTGCAACCACAAATGCAGTAGCAAGCTACCTTAATATCGTTTTTTTTCTAGTTTATATCTTCCATGTTTTGGTTTAGTTTGTATCTGCAAGTTTCAATTTTGGTTCGTTGCATTTCATGTGGTCTTTGGTGCTCGTCGGTTTGATAATGGTCGAAGTTCACATGCTATGGGAGACAATGAACAGTGTCCTTTTGTAATATTCACGGTGGGAAGCATTTATGTTTTACTGAACTTGACTAGATTAATGCTTACGTGTGATTGACTGTTTTATAGAAAAAAGAAGAAAACTTTCCATTATTTTGTTTTTTTCTACTTTGTTTTTATTATTATCttttttatttgatattttttattttatttttctgttttcaTTATAAATAAGTCAATGTTACTTGGGTTAAAATTGTAACATTTGTATTGAGCCCATTTGATGTTGTTATGGACACCTCTTGGTGTTTTCAACTTCTATTAATATTTTAAgtcttttattttatttctattcCGATAATTTTGTTGATCTTGTAAAATTACCACAAATATTGTAATTAATTTGGTTtcttttttttaatgaaaaatggGATTTCCTAATCCGTGGATTCGGTAATTCCATTCCGTTACGCCACTAAATTTCGATACATCGATGGAAAATTGCACCGTATTTTGACCCTTTGCATACGACTTTCCATTTATGGTCGATACACATAAACCGACTTTGAGCACATTAATTAGAATTTTACGTGCATTTATCAACTTTTCATTCATTTTGAAGTTCATTTGTGAGGTTTACTTAATCGCGGTTTGATACCATTTGCATTACCCTTATGTGAATCAAGCCTCACTATGCGTTTTCATCAGTTAAGCGTTTGAGTTCTATTCATGCCATTTTGCAATAATACGTCTTTACGTTAGCATTTCTCTTGGTTCATGTTAACAAACAATGATCCAACATCGTTGTTGTTTAAATCGAACTTTTCAATTTCCATTTGCCTTGCCCGTCTTTGCGTTATGTGACTTTTATTCACATCCCGATTTTAATCCGTACACGTTCCGATTTTATTTCTTTTGATTTAATTTTTGATTGTGTTAAATATAACTTGTGTGTTTGTTATTcttcttcacatggcttactcttgggccttcttacaatgagacgGTTCTCTTGCACCTACACTCATGCATTGCTTGTTCATTGATTGGGCCCAATTTAATTGTCTCATTATTTTGAATCCCCATTCAACAAAATGTATCCCCATTCCTATGACGTGTAATAATTTTACGGCTTTTTATTCCCTTATTGCCTGATTGTTTAGCTAgttactaacacaagaataaaatcaacttCTTTTCAATAAAGATaaaaaataatgactcgatccaatgtcgagtattttcttAATAAACAAATTAATCCTTTCCACTTTCTTTCAAACCATTTCTTTTAAACCATTTCTTCATGTTATTCAAATCTTTTTCAATCattcatcaaatgcttgatccaaggtcaagtcattttcacaataaaaactCAAAGATACTTAATACTTATGAAAgaatttttttaataaagatggaaacgGAATGTGGTGGATACCACGAGCTCCTGAGACTAATATTCCAGATAGATATCTCGCTcatcttagctctcgccatcatgCAAAATTGTCAGTGCGGTTTATTCAAacacttttcttaatcaaatctcaaaaacacataaaaatatcaaacccttttgcaaataagatggaaatggaacatggtggataccacgagctcctgagactaggattcgatatggatatctcgcccatcttagctctcgccattactcaaaacacctcaaccaatcaaactattTTCTCGTCGCCGCGCGATTGACCCTTAAACCCTTTTTCTCAAACGACAGGTATTTTGTTTCAAGATGATGGAAAGTAATGTTTCGTCCACTTGAACGTGTGAGTAAGCTTGCAACATTGCCcacgaatgttgatttgtaaatccattcggcCGTGATGCAAACGTCCCATTCTCCGcttgttttgggtagtccaacaatgtttttatcggttgacacaaagtagctttcgctaaaatcgaccaacaaacaaatagtttctacccagaactatgtaagccttgagttctctattgtacccggagatacgtaggggcaggatttgtaaatcttgtcaagcccattaataaaaaacttaggtttagtaCGCTTCGttgcaaaatccaaaaacattcttctttcttctattctttctttcccatctgataacttgagaagcctgatatttcaaactaacactaacgtgaacaactaacctaacggttcctgttgagtacaacagacgtgaggggtgctagtaccttccccttgcgtaatcgactcccgaaccctgatattggttacgacgaccataatcattgtcgttctttcttgggttttaacaatatttcccctttcctttttaggaataaataaagttcggtggtgactctgttcagtccatcattgcgagcgtgtGATTGCGTTtcgctaggtcgtgttctcattttatcgaggtgcgacagatggcgactccGCTGGAGATTCATTCGGTTCCCTAAGTGAGTCAAACCTAGTTAGGTcatttgtgtgcctttgtttgtttacttgtgtggcttTCTTTATTGCTTTTTTTTATCTTTATTGTTATACTGATATATCTATAGTATTGGTTTCATTATGCTGGTGGTAtttggatactctgattgcaaaccatgtgggaaagactctatacctgagtctagagtgaaaaagcataagataggacgatggttgagtagtacagactcccgaggtgaatacttcgtatGAGTCGGtatgagaacctcacttagagtagatccttttgcaaatgTTATCGCCCGAAGTGAATACTTCGTAAGCTTCAATGTTTCAAAGGGGTCaatgactctaaggaccttttagaacattaaacctttggccaactaggaatgatggttgcattgtatggattcccgaggtgaatacttcgtaagaatcgatacgaaaacctcgctcagaatagattctctagATGGAGTTGACAACCGAAAAACATTTGACATAAGTGGCAAACAGTCTTGTGGATCCATGACTttgagtaccctgtctagaaccaaagtcgatggttgcgtagtacggactcctGAGGTGAATACCTCGTAAaggtcggtacgagaacctcacctagaatagattcccttgatggagttgatgATCAGAAAGcattttccgtaagcgtcaaacattctcGTGAATCAGTGACTCTGGGGGTCCTTTGTGACAAAAACCCAAGATCATACCCGGTGAAAACCCCATTTTGGAAAGCAATCAGATTCATCCGTACCTCAGGCCTTTGAACCTATACCAAAAAAATTTGCATTCATCCATTCATTGCATACacataaaaagcaaaactcttagtttgttTCACATTATTTCAGGGATTCAAGACTTATTAGCAAAATGAATCCCAAGAGAAGAAgcacttttcagttcaaatacaagaaaGTGGACCTTATCAGCCTGCAAAAGTTGAGTGCGAAAGTGACGTCGGTCAAACTCACCAGCTTCGTGAAAGACTATAGAAGAATTCTGAACATCTTGGatgagaagatggacatgatgaTTGCTGTGACTATTTCCCAGTTCTATAATCCGCCTCTATGCTGTTTCACGTTTTCTAATTTCCAGTTGGCTCCTACCTTGGAGGAATTCGAGAGGATCATAGGCCAAAATTTGAGGGATCATAATCCACTTCCTAAGTTTGATGAAGGTATTCCTCCCAAGAGGATAACTTTATCTTTGAGTTTGAAGGTTTCTAAAGTTGTAGTAAATTGGGATGTGAAGGGAATCTTCAATGGTTTTTCTAGAAAGTTCTTGGAAGATCAAGCTTTGAAGATGGAGAAAGATGGGAATTGGAAAGCTTTCTATGTCATGTTAGCTATGTTGGTATATGAGATAgttctcttcccaaatattgaccattttgtggaTCATCTAGCTGTGAGGATCTTCTTCTCTGGTAACCCTGTACCATTTCTCCTAGCTGACCTTCATTATGCTCTTCATGACTGTCATGAGAAGAAGGGAAGAACTATCTTGTGTTGTACACAACTGTTGCACGCTTGGTTTAGATCTCACATGCCTGAG is a window of Lathyrus oleraceus cultivar Zhongwan6 chromosome 6, CAAS_Psat_ZW6_1.0, whole genome shotgun sequence DNA encoding:
- the LOC127095482 gene encoding uncharacterized protein LOC127095482; translated protein: MNPKRRSTFQFKYKKVDLISLQKLSAKVTSVKLTSFVKDYRRILNILDEKMDMMIAVTISQFYNPPLCCFTFSNFQLAPTLEEFERIIGQNLRDHNPLPKFDEGIPPKRITLSLSLKVSKVVVNWDVKGIFNGFSRKFLEDQALKMEKDGNWKAFYVMLAMLVYEIVLFPNIDHFVDHLAVRIFFSGNPVPFLLADLHYALHDCHEKKGRTILCCTQLLHAWFRSHMPEEGPFVSKELKPSQKLASLTSSHVEWYIMDWETEDVIVSTRDFPNVPLIGTRGCINYNPVLSFRKHGYTMNDPLRAEALEPFILHNTEANHSMVKNIKRSWKTIIRKGKELGKRNVIAREPYTYWVKERVQMVKLPFSFDPSIYPLVPEPEPIIPEDVEKLNA